In Silene latifolia isolate original U9 population chromosome X, ASM4854445v1, whole genome shotgun sequence, the following proteins share a genomic window:
- the LOC141622152 gene encoding uncharacterized protein LOC141622152 yields the protein MRKLCPNLDREYSLETILEVPIPEEMFNSMGNNIALRCQNMQSWMKAQTSDKWSSPVILGRINELRFLLYHIGSPLIPLQVHIDKISQPVKDSTIQASTAKYIVQQYIAATGGPAAISSIQSMCVIGQAKIGATPFHLGDQAVKGNATDESGGFVLWQKNPDLWCLEFVVSGCKVLSGSNGKLSWRQSSNQLSITAGPPRPLRRFLQGLDPKATANLFIDAVCIGEKVINNEDCFILKLETSQATLDSQSGPKYEIIHHTLWGYFSQRSGLMLQFEDSRMLRMKNDVDNDDGGGVFWETSAESVIEDYRYVDGINIAHSGKTSVRVFRYGEQSANHQREIKETWMIDEVGFNIWGLDSEFFMPPKGDLES from the exons ATGAGGAAACTATGTCCGAATTTGGACAGAGAATATTCCCTTGAGACGATCCTAGAGGTACCAATTCCAGAAGAGATGTTCAATAGCATGGGCAACAATATCGCGTTACGTTGCCAGAACATGCAATCTTGGATGAAGGCCCAGACGTCGGATAAATGGTCGTCACCAGTCATCTTGGGGAGGATCAATGAGCTTCGGTTTCTTCTTTATCATATCGGGTCTCCCCTCATTCCTCTCCAGGTCCATATCGACAAAATCAGTCAACCCGTTAAGGATAGCACCATT CAAGCGTCAACAGCGAAGTACATAGTACAACAGTATATAGCAGCGACAGGAGGACCGGCAGCAATAAGCTCAATACAGAGCATGTGTGTAATAGGGCAAGCTAAGATTGGTGCGACACCGTTTCATCTTGGTGATCAAGCTGTTAAAGGTAATGCAACAGATGAATCTGGCGGCTTTGTTTTGTGGCAAAAGAACCCTGACTTGTGGTGCTTGGAGTTCGTGGTGTCCGGTTGCAAGGTCTTATCTGGCAGCAATGGAAAGCTATCATGGCGCCAGTCGTCCAATCAGCTTTCCATCACTGCTGGGCCCCCTAGACCCTTGAGACGCTTTCTACAG GGATTGGATCCGAAAGCAACAGCAAACTTATTCATAGATGCAGTATGCATAGGAGAGAAGGTGATAAACAATGAGGATTGCTTCATCCTTAAGCTGGAAACAAGCCAAGCCACACTAGATTCACAAAGTGGGCCGAAGTACGAGATAATCCACCACACACTATGGGGTTACTTCAGTCAAAGATCAGGACTCATGCTGCAATTTGAGGACTCGAGGATGCTTAGAATGAAGAACGATGTTGATAATGATGACGGAGGTGGAGTGTTTTGGGAGACAAGTGCGGAGTCAGTGATAGAAGATTATAGGTACGTCGATGGGATTAATATAGCCCACTCTGGTAAAACTTCTGTTAGGGTGTTTCGGTATGGAGAACAGTCTGCTAATCaccaaagagagattaaggaaacttggatgattgatgaaGTCGGTTTTAATATTTGGGGTTTAGATTCTGAGTTTTTTATGCCTCCGAAAGGGGATTTGGAGAGTTAA
- the LOC141622151 gene encoding small ribosomal subunit protein mL103 (rPPR7)-like — MKILSAQISRRLLRHLSTTATTAAPSSTITINKAKHKLQKEHDPDKALKIYSSVSNNSTSPLSSRYAQELTVQRLAKARRFDDIETLIVSLKNDPKITQEPYFCTLIRCYGKAGMFDHAIKLYDQMEELGTPRSCLSFNALLAAGNNSRVFDRVRQVFDEMPERYGFDPDKFSYGILVKAYCEKGEPEMGLKIIEEMEGKGVEVTAVTFTTVLDSLYRFGKVDEAERVWGEMVEQGCVPDVAAWNVKIGHAHAGEPEEVMGLIMEMEGAGLKPDTISYNYLLACYCRNDRLDEAMKVYEDLGKGGFRLKAATFRTLISYLCKKEDYGKGYDVFKRSVFHNKIPDFGTLKLLVEGLVKKKMKKDAKGLIRTVKKRFPPNFTNAWNKVEVELGLLNEEGSANADAPAV; from the coding sequence ATGAAAATCCTCTCAGCACAGATTTCTCGCCGCCTTCTCCGCCACCtctccaccaccgcaacaaccGCCGCACCATCATCAACAATAAcaattaacaaagcaaaacataagCTCCAAAAAGAACACGATCCAGATAAAGCCTTAAAAATCTACTCCTCTGTTTCCAACAACTCCACTTCTCCACTCTCATCTCGCTACGCTCAAGAACTCACCGTTCAACGTCTCGCCAAAGCGCGTCGTTTTGATGatattgaaaccctaattgtATCCCTCAAAAATGACCCCAAAATCACCCAGGAACCCTATTTCTGTACCCTGATTCGTTGTTATGGTAAAGCTGGTATGTTTGATCATGCCATTAAGTTGTATGATCAAATGGAGGAACTAGGTACTCCTCGATCTTGTCTTTCTTTTAATGCTTTGCTTGCTGCGGGGAATAATTCTCGGGTTTTCGACCGTGTCCGCcaagtgtttgatgaaatgcctgaGAGATATGGCTTTGATCCGGATAAATTTTCTTATGGGATTTTGGTTAAGGCGTATTGTGAGAAGGGGGAACCTGAAATGGGGTTGaaaattattgaggagatggagGGGAAAGGTGTTGAGGTTACCGCGGTGACGTTTACGACTGTGTTGGATTCGTTGTATAGGTTTGGGAAAGTGGATGAAGCCGAAAGGGTTTGGGGTGAAATGGTGGAGCAAGGGTGTGTCCCTGATGTCGCGGCGTGGAATGTTAAGATTGGTCATGCTCATGCTGGTGAGCCTGAGGAGGTGATGGGGTTGATTATGGAAATGGAAGGGGCCGGGTTGAAGCCGGATACGATTAGTTATAATTACTTGTTGGCTTGTTATTGTAGGAATGATAGGTTAGATGAGGCTATGAAGGTTTATGAGGACTTAGGGAAAGGTGGGTTTAGGCTGAAAGCGGCTACGTTTAGGACATTGATATCGTATTTGTGTAAGAAAGAGGACTATGGGAAAGGGTATGATGTGTTTAAGAGGAGTGTGTTTCATAATAAGATTCCGGATTTTGGGACTCTGAAGCTTTTGGTGGAAGGTTtggtgaagaagaagatgaagaaggatGCAAAGGGTTTGATTCGCACTGTGAAGAAGAGGTTTCCACCTAATTTTACGAATGCTTGGAATAAGGTTGAGGTTGAACTTGGTTTGCTTAATGAGGAGGGTTCGGCCAATGCCGATGCTCCTGCAGTGTAA
- the LOC141622153 gene encoding splicing factor U2af large subunit B-like isoform X2, producing MPGIAPAVPNMLPNMFPLATGQLPALPVMPVQAMTQQATRHARRIYVGGLTPTANEQSVATFFSHVMAAIGGNSAGPGDAVVNVYINYEKKFAFVEMRSVEEASNAMALDGIIFEGTPVKVRRPSDYNPSLAAALGPSQPSPNLNLAAVGLTPGSAGGLEGPDRIFVGGVPYYFTEVQVRELLESFGPLRGFDLVKDRETGNSKGYAFCVYQDITVTDIVCQALNGIKMGDKTLTVRRANQGTQQPKPEQESVYMHAYQQITLQKMLFQPSGLATKVICLTNCVNPDELKDDEEFEDIFVDMKEEGKKFGALVNVVIPRPQADGGPSPGLGKVFLEYADTESASRARAGMNGRKFGGNPVVATYYPENKFAEAEYDG from the exons ATGCCAGGGATTGCTCCTGCAGTTCCTAATATGTTGCCAAACATGTTTCCTTTAGCTACAGGGCAG CTCCCAGCTCTTCCGGTCATGCCTGTACAAGCGATGACTCAGCAG GCTACTAGACATGCTCGTCGGATTTATGTTGGTGGACTCACTCCCACGGCTAATGAACAG TCTGTTGCTACCTTTTTCAGTCATGTTATGGCCGCTATAGGCGGAAATTCTGCTGGCCCAG GTGATGCTGTTGTCAATGTGTATATAAACTATGAAAAGAAGTTTGCTTTTGTCGAGATGAGATCTGTGGAGGAGGCCAGTAACGCAATGGCACTAGATGGTATTATATTTGAG GGGACTCCTGTGAAGGTGAGGAGACCAAGTGATTACAACCCATCTCTTGCTGCGGCACTCGGCCCAAGCCAACCCAGTCCAAACCTGAACTTGGCTGCTGTTGGCTTGACACCAGGATCTGCTGGTGGTCTTGAGGGTCCTGACCGGATTTTTGTGGGTGGGGTTCCATATTATTTCACAGAGGTTCAGGTGCGTGAGCTGCTTGAATCTTTTGGACCTCTTCGTGGTTTTGACCTTGTCAAAGACAGAGAAACTGGGAACTCCAAGGGCTATGCATTTTGTGTGTATCAAGATATAACGGTTACCGACATAGTTTGTCAAGCGTTGAATGGAATTAAGATGGGGGATAAAACCCTTACTGTAAGGCGTGCAAACCAAGGCACTCAACAACCTAAGCCGGAGCAAGAGAGTGTTTACATGCATGCATATCAGCAGATAACACTGCAG AAAATGTTGTTCCAACCAAGTGGTCTCGCCACAAAGGTTATTTGTTTAACCAACTGTGTGAATCCTGATGAGCTCAAGGATGATGAGGAGTTCGAAGATATCTTTgtagacatgaaagaagagggtAAAAAATTTG GAGCTTTGGTAAATGTTGTCATCCCACGTCCGCAGGCAGATGGAGGGCCATCACCAGGGCTTGGAAAG GTGTTCTTGGAGTATGCTGATACAGAGAGTGCTTCGAGGGCCAGAGCCGGGATGAATGGAAGAAAGTTTGGTGGCAATCCAGTTGTTGCGACGTACTATCCAGAAAACAAATTTGCTGAGGCCGAGTATGATGGCTGA
- the LOC141622153 gene encoding splicing factor U2af large subunit A-like isoform X1: protein MSYEDRYDTNGVDHASPPPEPTVGNGVASADIHDDNPKLNSESNEKDSPGRREKDQDIERKGDKHREREGGKSRDREKERDGEKDKDREKSRDKERDRDREKSRDRERDKEKSRDRDRDRDRDRDRDRDRHRDRHRERRERSRTIDDDDYRHSSRDYDRRRDYDEDRYRRSSRSRSRARSHHRSRSRSRSRSRSRSRSKSKRISGFDMPPPTSVLPGVTVPGQMPGIAPAVPNMLPNMFPLATGQLPALPVMPVQAMTQQATRHARRIYVGGLTPTANEQSVATFFSHVMAAIGGNSAGPGDAVVNVYINYEKKFAFVEMRSVEEASNAMALDGIIFEGTPVKVRRPSDYNPSLAAALGPSQPSPNLNLAAVGLTPGSAGGLEGPDRIFVGGVPYYFTEVQVRELLESFGPLRGFDLVKDRETGNSKGYAFCVYQDITVTDIVCQALNGIKMGDKTLTVRRANQGTQQPKPEQESVYMHAYQQITLQKMLFQPSGLATKVICLTNCVNPDELKDDEEFEDIFVDMKEEGKKFGALVNVVIPRPQADGGPSPGLGKVFLEYADTESASRARAGMNGRKFGGNPVVATYYPENKFAEAEYDG from the exons ATGTCGTATGAAGATAGGTACGATACTAACGGCGTAGATCACGCTTCACCGCCGCCGGAACCCACCGTCGGAAACGGCGTCGCCTCCGCCGACATCCATGATGATAACCCTAAG CTCAATTCCGAAAGCAACGAGAAGGATTCTCCAGGAAGGAGGGAAAAGGATCAAGACATAGAAAGAAAGGGGGACAAGCACAGGGAGAGAGAGGGGGGGAAGAGCAGGGACAGGGAGAAAGAGAGAGATGGGGAGAAAGATAAAGACAGGGAGAAAAGCAGGGACAAGGAGAGAGATAGGGACAGGGAGAAGAGCAGGGATAGAGAAAGAGATAAAGAAAAGAGCAGGGATAGGGATAGGGATAGGGACAGGGATAGAGATCGAGATCGTGATCGCCATAGAGATCGGCACAGGGAAAGGAGGGAGAGGAGCAGgacaattgatgatgatgattatcgTCATAGTAGTCGAGATTATGATAG GAGAAGGGACTATGATGAGGACAGGTATAGACGTAGCTCTCGATCTCGATCTAGGGCAAGATCTCATCATAGATCAAGATCACGCTCTCGTTCAAGGTCACGATCTCGCTCACGCTCTAAGAG TAAAAGGATTAGCGGATTTGACATGCCTCCACCAACTTCAGTGCTGCCTGGCGTTACTGTTCCTG GCCAGATGCCAGGGATTGCTCCTGCAGTTCCTAATATGTTGCCAAACATGTTTCCTTTAGCTACAGGGCAG CTCCCAGCTCTTCCGGTCATGCCTGTACAAGCGATGACTCAGCAG GCTACTAGACATGCTCGTCGGATTTATGTTGGTGGACTCACTCCCACGGCTAATGAACAG TCTGTTGCTACCTTTTTCAGTCATGTTATGGCCGCTATAGGCGGAAATTCTGCTGGCCCAG GTGATGCTGTTGTCAATGTGTATATAAACTATGAAAAGAAGTTTGCTTTTGTCGAGATGAGATCTGTGGAGGAGGCCAGTAACGCAATGGCACTAGATGGTATTATATTTGAG GGGACTCCTGTGAAGGTGAGGAGACCAAGTGATTACAACCCATCTCTTGCTGCGGCACTCGGCCCAAGCCAACCCAGTCCAAACCTGAACTTGGCTGCTGTTGGCTTGACACCAGGATCTGCTGGTGGTCTTGAGGGTCCTGACCGGATTTTTGTGGGTGGGGTTCCATATTATTTCACAGAGGTTCAGGTGCGTGAGCTGCTTGAATCTTTTGGACCTCTTCGTGGTTTTGACCTTGTCAAAGACAGAGAAACTGGGAACTCCAAGGGCTATGCATTTTGTGTGTATCAAGATATAACGGTTACCGACATAGTTTGTCAAGCGTTGAATGGAATTAAGATGGGGGATAAAACCCTTACTGTAAGGCGTGCAAACCAAGGCACTCAACAACCTAAGCCGGAGCAAGAGAGTGTTTACATGCATGCATATCAGCAGATAACACTGCAG AAAATGTTGTTCCAACCAAGTGGTCTCGCCACAAAGGTTATTTGTTTAACCAACTGTGTGAATCCTGATGAGCTCAAGGATGATGAGGAGTTCGAAGATATCTTTgtagacatgaaagaagagggtAAAAAATTTG GAGCTTTGGTAAATGTTGTCATCCCACGTCCGCAGGCAGATGGAGGGCCATCACCAGGGCTTGGAAAG GTGTTCTTGGAGTATGCTGATACAGAGAGTGCTTCGAGGGCCAGAGCCGGGATGAATGGAAGAAAGTTTGGTGGCAATCCAGTTGTTGCGACGTACTATCCAGAAAACAAATTTGCTGAGGCCGAGTATGATGGCTGA